From Argopecten irradians isolate NY chromosome 12, Ai_NY, whole genome shotgun sequence, one genomic window encodes:
- the LOC138335946 gene encoding inactive selenide, water dikinase-like protein, whose amino-acid sequence MDASVTPLRHGGLSLVQTTDFFYPLVDDPYMQGKIACANVLSDLYAMGVTDCDNMLMLLAVSNKMTEKERDVVIPMMMRGFKDLAEEAGSSVTGGQTVLNPWCTIGGVATSVCQPNEFITPDNALVGDVLVLTKPLGTQVAVNAYQWLDQPERWNRVKLVVTEDDVRKAYQRAMFSMARLNRTAARLMAKYNAHGATDVTGFGLLGHAKNLAKVQKNEVSFVIHNLPIIAKMAAISKACGNMFGLLQGLSAETSGGLLMALPREQAAAFCKDIEKQEGYQSWIIGIVEKGNRTARIIDKPRVIEVPAKDRDGELW is encoded by the exons ATGGATGCCTCTGTCACACCACTGAGACATGGAGGGCTTTCTCTTGTCCAGACGACAGATTTCTTTTATCCTCTTGTTGATGACCCATACATGCAG GGTAAGATTGCCTGTGCTAATGTACTGAGCGACCTGTATGCCATGGGAGTAACTGACTGTGACAACATGCTGATGTTACTAGCGGTCAGCAATAAAATGACGGAGAAAGAGAGAGATGTTGTCATTCCTATGATGATGAGGGGATTTAAG GATTTAGCTGAGGAAGCAGGAAGTTCGGTGACTGGAGGCCAAACTGTGCTGAACCCCTGGTGTACCATTGGTGGAGTAGCAACTTCTGTTTGTCAACCAAACGAGTTCATCAC TCCAGACAATGCTTTGGTGGGGGATGTGTTAGTGCTAACCAAACCACTAGGAACTCAGGTGGCCGTCAACGCCTACCAGTGGCTGGACCAGCCGGAGAGATGGAACCGTGTCAAACTTGTGGTGACAGAGGATGATGTGAGGAAGGCCTATCAACGAGCCATGTTTAGTATGGCCAGACTTAACCGTACAG CTGCACGTTTGATGGCCAAATATAACGCACATGGTGCGACAGATGTAACAGGATTTGGTCTACTAGGGCACGCCAAGAACCTCGCAAAAGTACAGAAGAATGAAGTGAGCTTTGTCATTCACAACCTACCCATCATAGCTAAAATGGCTGCTATAAGCAAAGCCTGTGGAAATATGTTTGGTCTACTACAAGGCCTTTCTGCAGAAACATCTG GTGGTCTGTTAATGGCCCTACCCAGAGAGCAGGCTGCAGCTTTCTGTAAGGACATCGAGAAACAGGAGGGATATCAGTCCTGGATTATAGGAATCGTAGAAAAGGGCAATCGAACAGCCAGAATCATAGACAAACCAAGAGTGATTGAGGTACCAGCTAAAGATCGCGATGGAGAACTTTGGTAG
- the LOC138336703 gene encoding uncharacterized protein yields MLKGLTHIGWRVVRLVTMKGSMVVRMAKFMIFLGTSLLLFVFYQVHRFSGQLNFTAIDNTLRTGSNRHAYDFPKFIVDTPHCKLPNLDPFDSSVVRYLRKGALIECDKYLPLTYENGTRLEVNWTAIMNSKDRDYFDHCKYQPINRPSFVEDNNYYRYMEESIAFNTSQLMRYDFVRVKCYNKAGGLMYTNFHQFVRRKPKLDRKCKKAFLKHQQETGVKESLNVAMIGVDSVSRLNFMRYMRRTKDYLENTLGAIEMKGYNKVADNTFVNIVPMTLGKFLEEVPWNETLNTIPFDEYDFIWKQFSSRGFRTLYAEDQPAIAIFDYLKEGFYQQPADYFNRHFSLAMTKQKRLWYNEGKCVGTKLETQIILDYFKEFMLMYKNRPHFAFAFITGLTHNVLEHTAVADIPYMTLLKTLHESGALNKTAVIFYSDHGIRFGKIRETYVGKLEERLPFMYVVLPSWFLEKYPNVSKNLKINSNRLTTPFDIYETLRDVLYFTGQTRTVPAEQRGVSLFDEVPFLRSCQTAGILPHWCTCPIHETLSTSLSQVQNIAVNIVQSINKQLDGYSDICAYLNLDLVLNATKLIPSDKVLRFEQSKNDVINRYVRYGERAKAYVDFQLTVRARPGGGLFEATVRYDERRDEYQMLSDVSRINLYGDQSNCIEKHKLKKYCYCTKSK; encoded by the exons ATGTTGAAGGGACTCACACATATCGGCTGGAGAGTTGT ACGATTGGTGACAATGAAGGGCTCTATGGTGGTTCGGATGGCCAAGTTCATGATCTTCCTGGGCACATCTTTGCTTCTATTTGTGTTCTACCAAGTCCATAGGTTTTCCGGCCAATTGAACTTCACAGCAATCGACAACACTCTACGCACCGGAAGTAACCGTCATGCTTATGATTTCCCAAAATTTATCGTGGACACGCCCCACTGTAAACTACCTAACCTGGACCCATTTGACTCTTCTGTTGTTCGATATCTCCGCAAGGGGGCGCTTATAGAGTGTGATAAATATTTGCCATTAACATATGAAAATGGAACGCGACTAGAAGTAAACTGGACGGCCATAATGAATTCAAAAGACCGTGACTATTTTGACCATTGTAAATATCAGCCAATCAATCGACCTTCATTCGTGGAGGACAATAActactacagatatatggaGGAGAGTATCGCCTTTAATACTTCACAATTAATGCGTTATGACTTCGTTAGGGTGAAGTGCTATAACAAGGCAGGTGGCCTAATGTACACAAACTTCCATCAGTTCGTGCGCCGGAAACCAAAACTGGACCGGAAGTGCAAGAAGGCATTTTTGAAACACCAACAGGAAACGGGGGTCAAAGAATCCCTGAACGTAGCAATGATAGGCGTGGACTCAGTGTCCAGACTGAACTTTATGCGGTACATGCGTCGGACCAAGGACTATCTGGAGAACACCTTGGGAGCTATAGAAATGAAGGGGTACAATAAAGTGGCTGATAATACATTCGTCAACATTGTCCCAATGACACTTGGGAAATTCCTAGAGGAGGTTCCATGGAACGAGACACTGAACACCATCCCGTTTGATGAATACGACTTTATCTGGAAGCAGTTTTCCAGTCGTGGCTTCCGTACTCTTTATGCCGAGGACCAGCCAGCTATCGCCATCTTTGATTATTTGAAGGAAGGATTTTACCAGCAACCCGCAGATTATTTCAATCGCCATTTTAGTCTGGCCATGACAAAACAGAAACGGCTGTGGTACAATGAAGGGAAGTGCGTAGGGACAAAGCTAGAGACACAAATTATTCTCGATTATTTTAAAGAGTTTATGCTAATGTATAAAAATCGTCCACATTTTGCGTTTGCTTTTATCACGGGTTTGACCCATAATGTTTTAGAACACACCGCTGTGGCGGACATTCCCTATATGACGTTGCTCAAAACCTTACACGAGTCTGGAGCGCTCAACAAAACAGCTGTGATATTCTACAGTGATCATGGAATACGATTTGGGAAAATCAGAGAAACTTATGTCGGCAAATTAGAGGAAAGACTGCCATTCATGTATGTAGTACTTCCGTCGTGGTTTCTAGAAAAATATCCAAATGTAtccaaaaatttgaaaattaactcgAATCGCTTAACCACGCCTTTCGATATTTATGAGACATTGCGAGATGTGCTGTATTTTACTGGGCAAACCAGAACGGTACCCGCGGAACAAAGAGGAGTAAGTCTCTTTGACGAGGTGCCATTCTTACGCTCGTGCCAGACTGCGGGAATTCTGCCACATTGGTGCACGTGCCCAATCCACGAGACGCTGTCGACCTCTCTCTCCCAAGTACAGAACATCGCTGTAAATATTGTTCAGTCTATCAACAAACAACTGGACGGATATTCCGATATTTGTGCTTATCTGAACCTTGACCTTGTGCTCAACGCTACAAAACTTATTCCGTCAGACAAGGTGTTACGTTTTGAGCAaagtaaaaatgacgtcattaatCGTTACGTCAGATACGGTGAACGCGCGAAGGCATACGTGGATTTCCAGTTGACAGTACGTGCTCGACCCGGGGGTGGTCTGTTTGAGGCTACAGTCCGGTATGACGAGAGAAGGGACGAATATCAGATGCTTAGTGACGTCAGCAGGATTAATTTATACGGGGACCAATCAAATTGTATAGAAAAACACAAGTTAAAAAAGTATTGTTATTGTACAAAatccaaataa